CTAAGTGCGTATAATAACTTTGCTCCGTTTGTAATAATACCATTCCACTCCTGATCTGTACCCGGAAGGAAACCTGGAACATCTACAAGTACTAATAATGGAATATTGAAACAGTCACAAAATCTTGTAAAACGAGCAGCTTTCTTCGAACTATCTACATCTAGTACTCCTGCAAGAAACATAGGCTGGTTTGCTACAATTCCCACACTACGACCACCTAAACGAGCAAAACCTACAATAATATTCTCTGCATAATCTTTATGGATTTCATAGAAAGAGTCCTCATCTATAATACCCGTGATTACCTCGTGCATATCATAAGGCTTGTTTGCACTATCTGGGATAATGGTTGCAAGCTGGTCGCGCACTTCATCCTTAAGTGTAAACGGTAAATTCTTAGGTGTTTCCGTATTATTCTGCGGTAAGTAGCTCAATAAAGATTTAAGATCTTCTAGACATTGTGCGTCGTTTGAAGAGGTGATATGTGCTACACCAGATTTTGAGCTGTGTGTACTTGCGCCACCTAGTTCTTCTGAGGTTACTTCTTCATTAGTCACCGTTTTTACAACATTAGGTCCCGTCACAAACATGTAACTGGTGTTCTCTACCATCATGGTAAAGTCTGTCATTGCTGGAGAGTATACTGCTCCACCCGCACAAGGTCCCATAATAGCCGAGATTTGCGGAATCACACCAGAAGCTTGTACATTGCGGTAAAATATATCTGCATAACCTCCTAGTGAGCGTACACCTTCTTGTATACGTGCTCCACCAGAATCATTAAGACCTATTAATGGAGCTCCAGTTTTCATGGCGAGATCCATTATTTTACAAATTTTCTCTGCATGTGTCTCAGAGAGTGCTCCTCCAAAAACCGTAAAATCTTGTGCAAATAAGTAAATCAAACGACCGTTTACAGTACCATAACCAGTAACTACACCATCTCCATAATAGATTTCCTTTTCCATACCAAAATCTGTAGTACGGTGGGTTACAAGAATACCTATTTCTTCAAAAGAGCCATCGTCTAGCAAGTAATGTATACGTTCTCTAGCAGTAAGTTTCTTTTTCTCATGCTGCTTGTCTATACGTTTCTGCCCGCCACCTAGGTGAGCGAGTTCAATTTTTTCGTTGAGCGTTTTAATGTTAGCATCCATAGGTTATACAGTTGGTAGGCGTAAGATATTTTGTTCTTTTATATGTTGTTTAAGAGCGATAAGAGCAGCAATACGTGCTTCTTTCTTAAAACCTTCTTTTAAAGCTTCTGGAGAATAGTAATTTTTTACAAAATGTGTATCAAAATTTCCAGAACGGAAGGCTTCATGCTCACAAACAAATTTCCCGAAAGGAAGGGTAGTTTGCGCCCCCTCTATTTTATAATCATCT
The genomic region above belongs to Dokdonia sp. Dokd-P16 and contains:
- a CDS encoding acyl-CoA carboxylase subunit beta, whose protein sequence is MDANIKTLNEKIELAHLGGGQKRIDKQHEKKKLTARERIHYLLDDGSFEEIGILVTHRTTDFGMEKEIYYGDGVVTGYGTVNGRLIYLFAQDFTVFGGALSETHAEKICKIMDLAMKTGAPLIGLNDSGGARIQEGVRSLGGYADIFYRNVQASGVIPQISAIMGPCAGGAVYSPAMTDFTMMVENTSYMFVTGPNVVKTVTNEEVTSEELGGASTHSSKSGVAHITSSNDAQCLEDLKSLLSYLPQNNTETPKNLPFTLKDEVRDQLATIIPDSANKPYDMHEVITGIIDEDSFYEIHKDYAENIIVGFARLGGRSVGIVANQPMFLAGVLDVDSSKKAARFTRFCDCFNIPLLVLVDVPGFLPGTDQEWNGIITNGAKLLYALSEATVPRVTVITRKAYGGAYDVMNSKHIGADLNYAWPSAEIAVMGAKGASEIIFRKEISAADNPEEKLLEKENEYAEKFANPYRAAQRGFIDEVIMPQDTRRKLIKAFSILENKKVELPKKKHGNIPL